The Salvia splendens isolate huo1 chromosome 21, SspV2, whole genome shotgun sequence genome includes a window with the following:
- the LOC121785343 gene encoding ribosomal RNA small subunit methyltransferase H-like, which yields MALPAASASAKSIFKKLLLLNSPHKFSPARFSASATVNSAIRSKGKSKIKSEPNQQQKQKAELLVKRRTRSDRELDEDVFSKHYGDDTSAHVPVMLGEVLDAFATVNLKSFVDCTLGAGGHSAAIIQAHPEMEFYVGFDVDPVAHQIALDKINYVLDKDSGHSRAHLQVHTLVKNFKSIKTALHDIDENRSPGVQGILMDLGMSSMQVNNAERGFSVLCDGPLDMRMNPQASLKAEDILNLWPDAELGRILRDYGEESNWFTLHKRIVRARSTGGLHTTRQLVDLIRNSSSSAKGGGRQGWIKTATRVFQALRIAVNDELNTLKDSINSCFDSLGPGGRLAVISFHSLEDRIVKQAFLDIINRSDDGAKQLNHSEKLDSYKEKEAWIKQIVRGKDANILTKRPVTPSESEERLNPRSRSAKLRVIEKV from the exons ATGGCCTTGCCAGCGGCTTCAGCTTCTGCAAAATCAATCTTCAAAAAGCTGCTGCTTCTCAATTCTCCGCACAAATTCTCTCCCGCTCGCTTCTCCGCTTCCGCCACAGTGAATAGTGCTATCAGAAGCAAAGGCAAAAGCAAAATCAAAAGCGAGCCAAATCAGCAGCAGAAGCAGAAGGCAGAGCTGCTAGTGAAGAGGCGAACGCGGTCAGATAGGGAGCTCGACGAGGATGTTTTCTCCAAGCACTATGGGGATGATACTTCTGCTCATGTCCCCGTCATGCTCGGGGAAGTGCTTGACGCCTTCGCCACCGTCAACCTCAAATCCTTCGTCGATTGCACTCTCGGCGCTGGCGGACACTCCGCCGCG ATTATTCAGGCCCATCCAGAAATGGAGTTTTATGTCGGATTTGATGTTGATCCAGTTGCCCATCAAATAGCTCTggataaaattaattatgtgtTGGACAAAGATTCAGGCCACTCTAGAGCACACTTACAAGTTCACACACTTGTGAAGAACTTCAAAAGTATTAAAACTGCGCTTCATGATATTGATGAGAATCGTTCACCAGGAGTTCAAGGAATTTTGATGGACTTAGGAATGTCATCCATGCAG GTCAACAATGCTGAAAGGGGATTTAGTGTACTATGTGATGGACCTCTGGATATGCGGATGAATCCCCAG GCTAGCCTAAAGGCCGAAGACATTTTAAATTTATGGCCAGATGCTGAATTGGGGCGAATTTTACGGGACTATGGTGAAGAAAGCAATTGGTTCACTCTCCATAAGAGAATTGTCAGGGCTCGGTCGACTGGTGGATTGCATACTACACGTCAATTAGTTGACCTCATTCGAAACTCAAGTTCTTCTGCAAAAG GAGGAGGTAGGCAGGGATGGATTAAGACTGCAACACGTGTGTTTCAAGCATTGAGAATAGCTGTGAACGATGAACTCAACACGTTGAAGGATTCCATCAACTCTTGTTTTGATTCCCTTGGTCCTGGAGGAAGGCTGGCTGTCATATCGTTCCATAGCTTGGAGGACAGAATCGTGAAGCAGGCATTTTTAGACATCATAAACCGTTCTGATGACGGAGCTAAGCAGTTGAACCATTCAGAAAAATTGGATTCTTACAAGGAAAAAGAAGCATGGATTAAACAGATCGTGCGAGGCAAGGACGCCAATATCCTAACAAAGAGACCGGTGACACCATCTGAATCCGAGGAGAGACTGAACCCTCGAAGTCGAAGTGCTAAACTTAGGGTTATTGAGAAGGTATGA